The window gggattcggatctgaaccggatatgatccagtatcgtattttccaattttttaaccgggtagtttatgatccatcgaatatgatccggatatgatccactaacatcaaatatcattattatttcagttgttcaaataattatcatttagtaataagtaaacataatattgtaaattataataattttgaattaaaacttataattatatgttggtatatgtcatttattaaatatatatatgaagataataagcatgatcacattaaataaatcatattttatgaagatataaacttaaataagatattataattttataaaatgatgactatttatTTGCAAAcatgatggtgttaaaatataatatgtatatgagtttgaatcgaatatgaaccgtggatcatattcggttattcgggtaggatcatattatgaaaaattatatgagaccgaatctgagcgggtataggtgtgctcgtatccgggatcatatattatacgggcttaatttttccgccagatttggatcgttttcaaaacggatatgagacatgtatcatattttcgagccggatatgagccgagacaccggatagtccgtatcgatttacagccctatCCAGCCCCCATCGTTTCTGGATCAAATTTCTCAACTCTAGTAAAAGCCCACAAGTCCACCACCCTTGTCCAGCCTTTCTCAAGTTTCTGGATCACTCATTTGAGGTTTGAGCTGTGTTGGATAAACGCaggtgtattattattattactagcctttaacccgggCAAAGCACGCACGggtatataattcataatttattatttataatttaaattttaatattattttattagtattttagtattaatgaattgaattttaattaaattatattattcaactgactatattttctcccgtttacttgaaaatggacaaacccgaatatatatatatatatatatatatatatatatatatatatatatatatattaggattttagtacatttaatccgaatttgtacacgtagatttaaaaattaaaaaaaatcgaaaaattcaaatcttttccaaacatagccgatcggtaatacctttgaaagatttggTAAtctacttagcaaaaaaaaaaaaaagatttggtaatctaatcaatcgaatttcaacgtaattttgtaatcttcgTTTTTTTTACAGCAGTAACTTTCAAGATTAGAGTTGAAAAGAGTTATGTAATTgtttgtgtttatattgaaatagaacacgttaaagttaaaaaagttACATGaaggtttttgttaaaaaaagatatttaaaattgtatatttataacatcattaaattttttttaatgaaatatcatatgataatgtattgtcatgagtgtttttagtattttaaaCTGTTTAATAATGTAAGACCAATAGACTCcatatttgtagacttgtagtaccaaaaggagagtaccaaaccaaaaaatataactagaaccttggattacaaattatacacaTGTTGACtaattatagtatagtatatattattattatgattattattatgattattattattattattcacattatcaagaattttgatgatataatcaaatatattaatgtaaTGTTTTTGAGTAAAAATGATAAACTACTACATCTTTTAGAAACTTAAAAGGTAAATTCTACATTTCACTTATATAAtcgaaattattaaaattacgTGCATGACAATAAATGACTACTCaaaagtttttgttttttttttttgacgaaaagcaaaaaattttaatagataaCTGAAACCCAGCCGAGACAAAccctcgaactgtcaattacaacctgattaagaaacaaaaaacgagctaaacatatagccgctttgttttcagatcgtttaacagatagaatatttaaattctttatactaaaaagtattacaatcaaatctcgaacaatccaacCTATATGAGTTGTGAACATAGtagcatcgcaattgaccttcacataagcagcagcatctgtagcccaatgttcagaattatcagttacatcaaccgatattggatcaacaaatgacccCAAAAGATGAACAATTTTATGTCGTGAAAGGTGAACTCTTACGATATTCACCACCGTGCCATATCTGATACAAGCCTCACGGATTacccaaaatatcatgtaaCTCCTTCTTAGAAACATTACCGAGACCCATAACAAAACACACAGAAACGTCAAAACAGACacaaacatcccaaaaagatgggcacgaccttgatgacaaggtacttaacaagaactcacccaaaaggattagatcttggttttattgataaaactaaGAAATACGAGAGAAGATGGAAGAACGAAGATGATTAATCAGAGGGGATGAAGGATGAAGAGCGGAGAAGTGGGGGTTAGAACttggagtcgactctcaaaactgcaAACCCTAATTTTAGAACCCCTGAcacgatgactactcaaaagtTTAGATGATTTCAGTTTAAGTTAATGTTCCTATCTTGTTACGTTCTGCAAGAACAGTCAAATTAAAAATTCATctgtattttttatgtttagactaaattttattactttctattttaacataaaatctagaatataattGAAgtgtttattttttgatttattcaaCAAAGATCCAGGGGAGTTGCTAGAACACCCGCGAGTTTAAGCAATTTATATCAAAATCTTTATCTAGTTTATGTTTTGTTAAAGAAATTGAGTCAAAAATCTGTATATTTTCAGTGATGTCGTTTGTCCAGATATTTTTCAATTCAAAAAGTTTACGACACGAACAAGttaaattttttggaaaaaaagtttATTCAATTGTATTTATTCTACCTACTATCACTACAGCATTGTAAGTAAAAGGCTACGACAAATTGggcaaaagaaacaaaaaacagaTGGGCAGCATGAAGTAAATGAGCAACAAACGAGGGCAAAACCGTCATTTCATAAACCGCATTCATTTCTCATCATCCTTGTCTTCTTCGAAAAGCATAAAAAACAGTTGGCCCATAACACCCCCAATCTCTGCCTTAATTTATCCCAAATCCTACCTCACTTTATTCAATTCATCTTCTCGTCCTCTCCGATTCAGCTCTCTCATGAAGCGATCAATCATCTCCGGCGCCGATAATTTCGCCGACAATTTTGCTGATCGGAAAATGAAGAAGATCAAGGCGGACGACGGTGATGATGAGTCGGATAAGATTGAATCCGTTTTGTTAGATGAGAATCTTCTGTACGAGGTGCTGAAACACGCCGACGCGCGCACGTTAGGCTCGGCGGCGTGCGTTAACAAGCAGTGGAACAAGACGGCCAAAGATGAGCGCCTCTGGGAGCTGATTTGCACTAAGCAGTGGGCGAATATCGGGTGCGGTAAGCAACAGCTTCGTTCCGTGGTCCTCGCGCTCGGTGGCTTTCGTAGACTCCACGCGCTTTATCTCTGGCCGCTGGCGAAGCCGGCGGCGGTGACAGCTCCTCAGGCCACGACCGCGACGACTTCAGCGTGGCCGTGTCTTCCGACGCCGGTGAAATCCAGTCCGGCGGTGGCGCCGGCGGCGAAGACTCGGTGGGGGAAGGATGAGGTTCACTTGTCGCTGTCGTTGTTATCGATTCGGTACTATGAGAAGATGAATTTTAGTGGTAGAGGCAAATGAAGGACTTTGATTTCGAATAATTAAGCGATCATTTTCGATTTCTTTGTTTTTCGCAATTTTAATTTCTGAATTTTCGGTGTTGTATTAGATATATGAATGtattgtatgtatgtattcGATATGGAGAAAGTAGTATGAGCAATGTATTTGTATG of the Daucus carota subsp. sativus chromosome 4, DH1 v3.0, whole genome shotgun sequence genome contains:
- the LOC108216014 gene encoding F-box protein GID2, with product MKRSIISGADNFADNFADRKMKKIKADDGDDESDKIESVLLDENLLYEVLKHADARTLGSAACVNKQWNKTAKDERLWELICTKQWANIGCGKQQLRSVVLALGGFRRLHALYLWPLAKPAAVTAPQATTATTSAWPCLPTPVKSSPAVAPAAKTRWGKDEVHLSLSLLSIRYYEKMNFSGRGK